ATGTGATCCTAAtccaatatatatacatattattttatattacattttcaagataaaatgtataatcacaGAAGTAGCATTTGGCCTAATCAAAAACAATGTTGCAGGTTTCGTTTTTTATTCCATTGTTTATGTATTGTCGAAGATAAAGTTAATAAGagtcaaaaaaagaaaaattacattcaaataaaatttcatcaattttaattcacaGCAATTTTGTATTGTTGGTCTAATGTCTGCACCAgttgttttttatgaaaaggAATTTTATTCCAGcagttttttcatttttattgactCTTGTCCATTGTGTGGTATTCTTTTCAGTTTGTCAATATAGTCTTTTGGAAGCCCACACTCTTTGGCCCCTTTCAAAATGCAGTCCATATAGGTGAGGGAGGGTCTCCTGTCCTCAGGAATGTCTTCATCATCCCTGCGTGGCGGAGGATTTACTGACTGCTGATATGTTCGACATTCTATATGCATACCATCTTGGGTCACAACTGTGACAGTTTTAGGAAAGTACCAATTCGACTCCACTCCTTCTTGcctgcaaaaaaaataatcagtaTATAATCTacagtatataatatagttctTTTCtacatatatgttttatagtgAATAGTCCTTTCACTTCTCAATTGATTACCTATCTAAAGCAGGCATATGGACATTTTCAACTCTCCACACAGCACCCCATACATGGCATCCTTCCACGGGTACAATAGTTGCAGAGCAGCCCTGCCAGTTATCAGTATATCTAATGAAATCAAGTTGGTGatcctgtaaataaaattatttataccacATTAAAGAACATAGCAATCTTTTACACTTATTGAtagagtatatttttttatttcttattagtaCACTGAATTATCATTATGAAatcatatacatacaataggtttcattttatacttttatcaatgaaagaacatttattgtacctactttGAACAGGCAAATGTTATTGTGGTTTGTGTGTTGTAAATTACCAGGGAACAATAATGAATACATTTAATGACCTATTCTTATTGACAATATAGATACTTGTGTACTGAGAATATGGATTTCAGGATTTTCCATTTTGTCTGTGATGTATGTGTACTTACCTCTAGTTTCCCGATTCCAAGGAACTCAGCAGATGGATTATTTATATGGATTCTTTTCTTTAATAAGTTACTCCCATATGCAAAATATAAGAATGTATCCTTTGCGGACGgaatcatttttattgtaagtcTGCGATATTAGATTTCTTACTTACACAAaacctatttatttgtatatgaaATTTACAGGACTTTATTTCAGAACTAGATGTGGATTCGTATTTACCAGCGTAATGATTTAATTACattgtactttttaaaataataaatttacctaGAATTTTCATCCATGttttcaatacaaatacaaaatcacaagacacaaataaaatgaaatgaaagaaaaGATGGAAATGAATGAAACCGAAACTATGCTGTCAGCTGCCATATGTGTGTCAACTTGTCAATGTCATGCGCGCAGTCACAACCATAAACCGAAGATTTAGAAAGCCCCCGCGCCTCACAACACGGAGGCTTACCACCatatggatttagtaagtacttcgtcggagtacgtactaattccatgtaccACCACCTTGTAAATCAGATTGCTGATATCGACTGAAAAAATGTGACACTGGCGCATGACTAAATTGACCATTGgctaccatggatttagtaaatacttcgtcggagtacctactaattccatgtcggctacacactatcgacGAACTCTGATAGATGCCGACATGCTTGCATGGACATTGCGCAGTTTGTATGTGAGCTCtcttatatattagtatttaccttttatttattgatcatttatttacaGCAATACAAAACCAGTCATGTATGCCGATTCTGCCAAATTTCGGCTAACTGTTTCGCGATAATAGCTGGTATTACATTTACTTACAAACTAACGAGATATATGCTGAAAAAGATCCTCAGCTTATGGTATGAaggaatttgaattaattatttcattagagAAAGACAAAACCATACAAGCAACGGAAGCTTGAAGTATGCGAGATTGCCGATGATGTGATGCCCAAGGGCCGAGTCTCCGAGTTAGTGTTAGGTGCGGTGGCGAGGTACCGGCTTTTCATAACACGTACAATTGAAGTGAACTTAACACTAATCAAATTCCGATCCGGACTTTAGACAAAGGGAACCACTACTACTAACTAGAATTGGGCTACAACTACAATTGGTAATTCTTTCGTTAATCTGATTACACTATGACTAATGTAAtctgattaatttaaatttagatcaTCAGAAATTTTGCTCATCAGTCAACAGCTTTAAGTTCAGGTTTCGTTCTAAAAAGTCCAGATTTTTGCCCAAAAAATATGCTATTTAATCCGAAAAGTGACAATCGATCCGCTACCTAGTGCAATGTAAATAAGTCATTTTCTTCGTTGTTCAAGTATAGGCAGGCAATCCCTCGATTAAAGATTGTCAAGTatcttttgataaaatttaatatgtatagttAAAAATTCAATCATCTTCCTCATCTCCATACGGATATCCGTGATAATTCCGTATGACGTCATCTGCGTTATTGCCGTTGGAGGAAAATGTAATCCAATGTAGTCCGATGGAAGCCGAAAATCAATTGCACTCAGGTGGACcatctgaaaattaaaataagttatttcaGTTCTGGTACAAGTTTTGTCTCCCGTAATGTGATTTAAAGAACTACAATTTCATGATCATGCTCCATGCAGCAAAATCTTATTTTGCCTCCGGGAAATGAAAATATCGCGAGAACACTCTCGTTTTCCCGGTTTGCTGTTTGTCGCCTTGAAGTGgcgagggcgaagtgcgggtttgcatttcatttttcaccatcgaatcgattcgaagtgagacgcagcgaaccaatgacattgcagtgtggttgtcgttgcgtcacaatggcgcaacgtgattggttcgctgcctctcacttcgaattgtcttgatggtgagaagtgaaatgcaaacccgcactaagcccaCGATGTCTTTGCACGTATTGCGTATATACGCGTATTTACGTATAtgcgttattattttttaaattaaataatgaaaaataaacatttattttttaaactaggtATGAATGCTTACCATCAGATAGGTGTTGGAGGGTCGTCGCTCTCTCGGCAAAACTTCTGCTTCGTATGGCGGGATCATAGTGTCTACATTCATGGCATATGCTCGAACCATCATTTGATTTCCTTCCTTTGATGTCACAGTCGCATTTAGTGGATAATAGTACCCAGAGTTCACTCAACACAGTccgtaaaataatgttaaaaaacagaaacagattttaatcaaattttctCTTTTCGAGTGGCTTATTTCAACCAGAGATGTGTGTTATCCAATCACGCATATTTTACTGAaggaattttcataaaattgagtACCTACTCGTGTACTCATGGAAACTGAATGGAAAAGGACacagtaggtactttttatgccgGAATTCCTACGGGATTCAAGCCTGGGAAGATACCATAATACTAGGAAACTTCGCAAAAAGTATTCTTCGCGTTAGGTAATTACGATACAGTATTAGTCCACGATACTTACTCGTCCAGTTCGTCCATATGCTCGTTGTCAATGTTCCACAGAGCGCCCCACACTTCGCGGCCGTCATGCTGTAGGATCGTGGAAATGGCTCCGTTCCACACATCTACGTATTGGTTAAAGTCCAATCGGTAATCCTGTCAAAATTgtcaatgtaatgtttaataatacagTAAGTGGTTGGTGGTTGGTCGGGTATATACCCGACCTCTCatcattttagtttaatttacgAGTATAAGCCACAGTTAAACATACacgttgtttttattttttgtgatcaTCTTTGGAAACTCTCTATTTTGATACCTCACTCGAATATACTTACTGCTTGTTCGTTACGGaactaatagataaaataaaatactttctgAATTGAAATCTGTAGGCTTTGTGAGTCATCGCCTACATATTTCATCAGTCACAAACTTACCCTTAGTACCGTTGCACCAATGATTTTAGCGGAAGGAATGTAATAACGTAGGAATGTAACAAAGTAGGTAAACGTCCCATTCGCGGACAGAATTTGTGTCATAGAAGAAGAAGCCACACACACAGAAAGTATTACAAAGCAAATTATGGACTTAATTATCGCAGATGTACAGTTCTAATACGTACCTAACTGTTACTGAACATCAATCTACTATATAATACAAACTatttctacattttatttatactatctattttctatttttataaatgatgtGCGTTGACTACAAAAgcgaattaatttttatgttctcATTGTTATCTTTATAGCAAACTAGCTTTTATCAACATCGCCACTTGTGTTTTTGTTTCCTTGTGAATTTTGCTTACGAGTATGTTCTGAATAACAAGTTAAGGGGGTTAAACAgtaaacaaatacacattGCAACCGAAatcgaaatgaaaaatttgtgACAAATTCAGCCACGAACACGAACAAATTGacacactttatttttttattattatttacgttaGATCATTATGATCTTtagtaatacctatataattcaGCGGTTAtagttttgacgtgaaatttgcataaaattatgGCTTACTTGGCACACAAGGTACGTAATCTACCTAGGTATGTATAAAGCTGTAGAATCTGTTTGTTCATTTGAGGACTAGAACTATTGGTCTGATTTGAAAAATTCGTTCTTGGTAAGATAGTCatcatattacatatatacatttacaagaaaagtttaaagttatccggaattaaaaaatgacgTGGATGAAGCCGCGGGATATACCTAGTTTAATCAATGAGTTGGGGATAAAACAGGAAGTTTTGTGCACGCGTACGCAACGCAGCCAGCGTTACGCGTGCCACGATTAGGTTCATACAATAATTGCGACACACTTCATAAAATCGATTTTACATCTTTATAATGCCGGATTCACACTATccgcgaacagttcgccaaactttggcgcattcggtatacattgctagtttttcattgcggtaaaaaaatgcaataatagaaacatttgtccgagttcggcgatagtatGGAGCCGACACAATATTGACTCTGCGATGTTCTTTGTGGCGTGGCGACATGTGGCGTGGCGCAGGGGCCCGCCGATACTAACGCGATTACGCCCAATCAGCGTCGTCGCCGCCCTAATTGGGCGCCCCGCTTGGGGCGGGCGCTTTTTTAAACAGCTTGCGCAAACATGTCTCGCCCGACTACAGATGTCGTGCCACTTGAttattgtctaaataaattgCGAATGTTGTTGTTAATGTTATcgttatattatttaggttatttatatagtatgcCTGCCTTGATTTGCCTTGGCATTTGTAGTCGTAAAGTGTATGTAGCCCgaagaaaaatagaaaataatttcatatatacataaatgatgCTAGGGATTGCGATGTCCTCGGGTGAATGTACCTTAGGTATATTTTGAGCTGATGTCATATTAGGCAAGTGGCCTAAAGTACTCGTAATGATTTTATAcgtttaaagaaatattatatttatttacataaaagataatatatttaaatgggGATGAACATGTTCAATCTCTACTGTACGCTAACTAGCAGGAGAAGCCCTATTATCTATTACACTAGTTGGTCGGATTTGGGctacaatataaaaagtttaactAAAATGCGGGATAGTGAAGTGACACACAAGTTTTGGTTAGAGAAGCTTAATTTATTTCCCAGAGTCTGTTTGGGACTTTCATACTGCACAAAATGATCAG
This DNA window, taken from Plodia interpunctella isolate USDA-ARS_2022_Savannah chromosome 2, ilPloInte3.2, whole genome shotgun sequence, encodes the following:
- the LOC128678121 gene encoding gamma-glutamylcyclotransferase-like, with amino-acid sequence MIPSAKDTFLYFAYGSNLLKKRIHINNPSAEFLGIGKLEDHQLDFIRYTDNWQGCSATIVPVEGCHVWGAVWRVENVHMPALDRQEGVESNWYFPKTVTVVTQDGMHIECRTYQQSVNPPPRRDDEDIPEDRRPSLTYMDCILKGAKECGLPKDYIDKLKRIPHNGQESIKMKKLLE